From the genome of Danaus plexippus chromosome 30, MEX_DaPlex, whole genome shotgun sequence, one region includes:
- the LOC116776581 gene encoding uncharacterized protein LOC116776581: MDLISDLSPLSPGLIDELEAFMAPVGEGCFGQPLDARRIGGHQLPESPPDSGSENPYSPETQVSHTIAVSQTVLGTDYMLVPEHMTSHEILQQNGDYIYEELKSDSIDHEVLRNNLNDVVVLPADQNLDLGIRSVRHDLGLTEPIAYNRYGQMRVELPELEQGILNPQLVSLGHENLTPVYTNLQEPSAKKRKHSQDVNSQVKCEPAALSPESVARPPPSVDGSEAGDDPPLQCIRFSAFQQNVWCPLYDCNLKPILNTSYVVGADKGFNFSQIDEAFVCQKKNHFQVTCQIQVQGEAQYVKTPDGFKKINNFCLHFYGVKAEDPSQEVRIEQSQSDRTKKPFHPVPVDIRREGAKVTVGRLHFAETTNNNMRKKGRPNPDQRHFQLVVALRAHVAHSDYIVAAQASDRIIVRASNPGQFESDCTESWWQRGVAENSVHYSGRVGINTDRPDEACVINGNLKVMGHIVHPSDARAKHDIEELDTAQQLRNVQSIRVVKFHYDPSFAHHTGLAGHATVPDTGVLAQEVREVIPDAVKEAGDVTLANGDRIRKFLVVNKDRIFMENLGAVKELCKVTGNLETRIDQLERLTRRRTTRHDSAISNDSRVSITSSRSFYSDGNISIDQIRDIARSIRRHECCHKLSHKSPKFTRKQCKNCHTNYTKYGKYYNYNKTCIKNKEMKDSEHPYPDYVNSAEQKSPEDNYTVTKKKDSCLWLRDDESYQHGNTKLPFCCRRKYRYGGSGELISNKFLQIVITILIFVMAICLVAMSALYFREHRELVSLRERRVTPRTAKHNTIQNLKISQHMVVKKTAKEKAPYKVSPQYVTSSPEPPTTHTTRNYVKTLSAPVDAPSLFRSAATIGAGCGSSSTDNELDSGCQSSCSDPSQVFNSQPLESIRADEEEKQNDTQTERKILTPVMTENNYLEKNESRVRRAADSDEAPRSQEEMALEGDGEGGGECDTLTLGVVSKSYTNASVFSERVCVRVLRNYTYTLPVSACLHQKYLDVVFRSSKLREVRLCDLQCKSESMKTCQVERESSKPIPAGDIWTARVGLRCRLDRWMKIRAGFVPLKDLCYLNPEDKIPFVEFNIHIYRDCRN; encoded by the exons ATGGATTTGATCAGCGACCTGTCCCCCCTGA GTCCGGGTCTTATAGACGAATTGGAGGCTTTTATGGCCCCCGTCGGCGAGGGTTGCTTCGGCCAGCCTCTAGACGCACGCCGTATAGG GGGCCACCAGCTACCTGAAAGTCCACCGGACTCTGGCTCCGAGAACCCCTACAGTCCTGAGACCCAGGTATCCCACACCATAGCGGTGTCACAGACCGTGTTAGGCACGGACTACATGCTGGTGCCGGAACACATGACCTCCCATGAAATTTTACAGCAAAACGGCGATTACATATACGAGGAATTGAAGAGTGATAGCATAGATCATGAGGTTTTAAGGAATAACCTCAACGATGTAGTGGTCCTACCAGCTGATCAGAACTTAGATTTGGGTATACGCTCTGTCAGGCACGATTTGGGTTTAACTGAACCCATAGCCTATAATAGATACGGCCAGATGAGGGTCGAGCTCCCGGAATTGGAGCAGGGTATATTAAACCCGCAGCTGGTGTCTTTGGGTCATGAAAACCTGACCCCGGTGTATACGAACCTTCAGGAACCCAGCGCCAAGAAGAGGAAGCACTCTCAAGACGTGAACTCCCAAGTGAAATGTGAACCAG CGGCCCTGTCTCCCGAGAGCGTAGCCCGCCCTCCCCCATCCGTGGACGGCTCCGAGGCCGGCGATGACCCGCCACTCCAGTGCATCAGGTTCTCGGCCTTCCAGCAGAACGTTTGGTGTCCGCTATACGACTGCAACTTGAAGCCTAT TTTGAACACTTCGTACGTGGTTGGCGCTGACAAAGGCTTCAATTTCTCTCAGATAGACGAGGCTTTTGTCTGCCAGAAGAAGAACCACTTCCAGGTGACCTGCCAGATACAGGTCCAGGGGGAGGCTCAATACGTGAAGACTCCAGACGGATTCAAGAAGATTAACAACTTCTGTCTGCATTTCTATGGCGTCAAA GCGGAAGACCCGAGCCAGGAGGTGAGGATCGAGCAGAGCCAATCAGACAGGACCAAGAAACCGTTCCATCCAGTGCC TGTGGACATCCGGCGCGAGGGCGCTAAGGTCACCGTGGGTCGTCTGCACTTCGCTGAAACCACGAACAATAACATGAGGAAGAAGGGGCGCCCCAACCCCGACCAGAGGCACTTCCAGCTGGTGGTGGCGCTGAGGGCTCACGTCGCGCACAGCGACTACATAGTGGCAGCGCAGGCTAGTGACAGGATCATTGTCAGG GCATCGAACCCGGGCCAGTTCGAGTCCGACTGCACTGAGAGCTGGTGGCAGAGAGGAGTAGCCGAGAACAGCGTCCATTACAGTGGGAGAGTCGGCATCAACACCGACCGGCCGGACGAGGCCTGTGTTATCAATG GAAACCTTAAAGTGATGGGACACATAGTACATCCGTCCGACGCCAGAGCTAAACACGACATTGAAGAGTTGGACACGGCGCAGCAACTGAGGAACGTGCAGAGCATACGAGTTGTTAA ATTCCACTACGACCCGTCGTTCGCCCACCACACGGGCCTGGCGGGTCACGCAACGGTCCCCGACACGGGAGTGCTGGCCCAGGAGGTGAGGGAGGTCATCCCGGACGCTGTCAAGGAGGCCGGTGACGTCACCCTCGCTAACGGGGACAGGATACGGAAGTTCCTCGTCGTGAACAAG GATCGCATCTTCATGGAAAATCTTGGAGCAGTGAAGGAGCTGTGCAAGGTGACAGGAAACCTGGAGACGAGGATCGACCAGCTGGAGAGACTCACCAGGAGGCGGACCACCAGACATGACAGCGCCATCAGTAACG ATTCGCGAGTGTCGATCACATCTTCGAGGTCCTTCTACAGTGATGGGAACATCTCTATCGATCAGATAAGAGACATCGCCCGCAGCATCCGCAGACACGAGTGTTGCCACAAACTCAGTCACAAATCCCCAAAATTCACCCGAAAACAGTGCAAAAACTGTCATACGAATTACACGAAATATGGGAAATATTACAACTACAATAAGACATGCATCAAGAATAAAGAAATGAAGGACAGTGAACATCCGTATCCGGATTATGTTAATAGTGCGGAACAGAAGTCACCGGAAGATAATTATACGGTAACAAAAAAGAAGGACTCATGTCTGTGGTTGCGGGACGACGAGAGCTATCAACATGGCAACACTAAACTGCCGTTCTGCTGCAGGAGGAAGTACAGATACGGCGGCAGCGGGGAgctaatatcaaataaattccTGCAAATCGTTATCACTATACTGATATTCGTCATGGCTATCTG CTTAGTTGCGATGTCAGCGCTGTACTTCCGGGAGCACCGCGAGCTGGTGTCGCTGAGGGAGAGGCGGGTGACGCCGCGGACAGCGAAACATAACACTATACAG aatcttaaaatatcacaGCACATGGTGGTCAAGAAAACGGCAAAAG AGAAAGCCCCATACAAAGTGTCTCCGCAGTACGTGACGTCATCACCGGAGCCTCCGACGACCCACACGACAAGGAACTACGTGAAGACATTGAGTG CTCCTGTAGATGCTCCGTCCTTGTTTCGCTCAGCGGCCACCATCGGAGCTGGCTGCGGGTCCTCGAGCACTGACAATGAGCTGGATTCTGGTTGTCAg tcGTCATGCTCGGACCCGTCCCAGGTGTTCAACAGCCAGCCCCTGGAGAGCATCAGGGCCGACGAGGAGGAGAAACAGAACGACACACAGACGGAGAGAAAGATCCTCACGCCGGTGATGACGGAGAACAACTACCTGGAGAAGAACGAGAGCAGAGTGAGGCGCGCCGCGGACAGCGACGAGGCGCCCAGGAGCCAGGAGGAGATGGCGCTGGAGGGGGACGGCGAGGGGGGAGGGG AATGCGACACGCTCACCCTGGGTGTCGTGAGCAAGAGCTACACCAACGCGAGCGTGTTCAGCGAGCGCGTGTGTGTCCGCGTGCTACGGAATTATACGTACACGCTGCCGGTGTCCGCCTGCCTGCACCAGAAATACCTGGACGTGGTCTTCAG ATCATCCAAGCTGAGGGAGGTCCGTCTGTGCGACCTTCAGTGCAAATCCGAGTCCATGAAGACCTGCCAGGTGGAGCGCGAGTCCTCAAAACCTATACCGGCTGGTGATATCTGGACAGCCAGGGTCGGACTCCGCTGCAGACTCGACCGCTGGATGAAGATAAGGGCTGGATTCGTCCCTCTCAAG GACCTGTGCTACCTGAACCCCGAGGACAAGATCCCATTCGTCGAGTTCAACATACACATATACAGGGACTGCAGGAACTGA